The Culex pipiens pallens isolate TS chromosome 2, TS_CPP_V2, whole genome shotgun sequence DNA window CGACCTTAACCAACCGTACCTGATCGCCAACAACGTTCAAGGTGGGCCCAACTACGTAATGAACGTGAAACCACCGCCGCAGGTGGCTCCTCCGCCGGTGCCGCAGGCGTACATGAACATGAAGGGTTCTTCGGTGGCGCAGGAGCCGGAGGTGATCTCGATGGTACCCCTTGAACAGCAGATCAAGGTCGGCGAGTCAGTCGCTGTGGAAGAACTGGGCGGCGTATCGCCGCGCAGTGCCGTCAGTAATCCCAGTTACGTGTCGGCGGTGAATGTGAAGAGTTTGTAATATAGTTTAATTTGTAAGAATAAAGAGATTCAGCGATCACTGGATCGTTGAGGCATGGTCCAAAGAACGGTTGTATTGTTACTTGTCAGACGTTTCGATTTATCAAATAATAACAGTTGAAGCTATCTAAGAACTTTCACAACTTACAATCGAGGATCAAACGTCGATCACCTTGAAGTATTCAACTAGTTTATTCTGGCAACCACTCACCTCATCACCGCTTCAGCACGTTGATAAAGGTGTCCCGCGGCACGTTGATGTTCGCGATCGCTCGCATTTTCTTCTTACCTTCTGCCTGCTGCTTCAGCAACTTCATCCTCCGAGTAACATCTCCGCCGTACTGAAAGAAATCAACAGTTATCTTCCGTCAACTCCCCAAAATCCACCCCGAAACTCACCAACTTTGCCGTCACGTCCTTGCGGTACGCCTTCAGCGTTTCCCGCGCCACGACCTTTCCCCCGACCGTGGCCTGGATGGCGATCTGCACCATCTGCCGCGGGATCAGCTCCTTCAGCTTGAGTACCAGCTCGCGGGCGTGTGACTGAGCCTTGCTGATGTGCACCACCGTGCAGAGTTCGTCCACGAGCGTTCCGTTCAGCAGGACGTCCATGCGGACGAGCGCACTGGCGACGTAGCCATGATCCTCGTAGTCGAAGCTAGCGTAGCCAGAGGAGATCGATTTGAGCTGGTCGTGAAAGTCCAGCACGATCTCGTTCAGCGGCATCAGGTAGGTGGTCATGATCCGGTCGTTGTCGATGTTGATCGAGGTTTTCTGGACGGCACGTCGTTCGACGCAGAGGCCGATTATCGGGCCGGTGCACTCCGTTGGAGCGATGATCGTGCCGAGCACGTACGGTTCGTAGTACTCTTCGACCGAGTTCGGGTCCGGAAACAGGGCAGGATTGCTGACGAAGATGGTGTCTTTGCCTCCGTGGGCAGCGATCAATTTGATGCCTTTCAGCTTGATTTTGTACGTGACTGAGGGTGCGGTCAGGATCGGTTCTGCGTCATACTCTTGCTGTAGACGTTGGCTGAACACGTCCAGGTGAAGCAGACCTAGGAAGCCCAAACGCCAACCTTGACCCAGTGCCGGACTGGAGTCGGGCACGACCGTTACGGCGGAATCGTTTAGCACCAGCTTCTCGATGGCACCTTTGAGGTAGGGATGCTGCGACTGGTCCGCCGGATAAACCCCGGCAAACACCATCGGCTGTTGGGGCTTAAACCCCGGCAGTGGTTCACAGTTTTTGTTCTTCTTCAAGTACAACGTATCACCAATGTTCGACTCCTTACTCGTCCGCATGTtgcaacccaacaacccaacctgTCCCGCCACTAACCGCTCAATCTTCTGCTCATCCGGTCGCAACATCGCCAAACTCTTGACCTCGTACACCTTCCCCGTGTGACAAGAAACAATCTCCTGCCCAACACGCACCTCCCCATCCTTCACATACACCAAATTCAACGCTCCCCGATACCGATCAAACCAGCTGTCAAAGATCAACGCCCGAAACTGCTCGCCCCTCCTGGCATCCGGCGCCGGCAACCTCTTCACAATCTCCACCAACACCTGCTCACAACCCGTGCCCTGCTTAGCCGAAATCCTCAACACCCCATCCGGATCAATCCCAAACAGCGTAAACAACTCCTGCGTCACCGCGTCCGGCCGGGCATTCTTCAAATCAATCTTGTTCAACACCGGCACAATCACCAACTCCTTACCCCTCGCCAAATGATAATTCGCCACCGTCTGAGCCTGCACGCCCTCATTAGCGTCAACCAACAAAATCACCCCATCACAAGCGGCCAACGACCGCGACACCTCGTTCGCAAAGTCCACATGCCCAGGAGTATCGATCAAGTTCAGCAAATAGTCGCTGCCCTCGTACCGGTACAGCAGCGACGCAGTCTGCGCCTTCACCGTAATACCGCGTTCCTTCTCGACCTGCAGACTGTCCAGCACCTGCTTGTTGGTGGCATTTTTCTTAATGGTCCCCGTTAGCTCGAGCAACCGGTCGGCGAGGGTACTCTTGCCGTGGTCCACGTGCGCGATGATGCTAAAGTTACGGATGCGGCTAACTGGAATTTCGTCGTACGCGATATCGTCAGAGAAGCGTCGACAGGAAGTGCTCAGGGTGCGGTGAATGAGCGGTTTGAGACTGTAAAAGGATTGTACATTAGATCGAACTCTTGTGTGTTCACAATGTGAAGTCAACAGTTGAAATTTCAAGCTACTCACCGCTGCTGTACGCCAATCCGTCCCAGTTGACTTAGTCGAAGGAATGAGAGCATGTTAAATGTGTGTCTTAGTTGATCACTCTAGCAATTCATTTTGGCtaatttgtacatttttataaaagttgcGGACTTAGAATTACACAATGTTCACCAGACTGCACCGGCGAGGTCAGGTTGCTTGAATctgaaaaatcataacaaaaacaacatctGATTGAAATGTCAGAAGCAGCTGATACAAGCAAGGCAATGAAAAGGAAATGGTTGGACAAAATAAGGTGAAGAAAACGAGAGCTGGTTGTCGTTTTTCTTTTTCTGgcgatttttaaaatgatattcattttaaggtattttattgcttattttcataattttttttacaatttaaggtgaaacgggacgccaCTTCTTGGACGACTTCTTCACGACTTCAACTTAAATTaatttctgaactcgacagattACTTGCTATCGCACAATTTAGTGTCTGCAAAAATCAGAACTTCGTAAGTTATGGGATTTGCCCTAGAGGTGCTTCCAAAAGATTGAGTCGTGGTGTCAATATGTTGCTGCCtccccgtttcaccttaacgaTCGCGACCGGCAAATGATGAGTAgtggttctctacgatttcgcaaatcgaatttgtctttgtatttttttatttgcatgaaactttgtccatgtccaagaagcaattttgcataattagtttttccatacaagtcagtctccatacaattttgggcatgtatgaaattctgtatctctAGAAGGGATTTCctgatagatttggtgtcttcggcgaagttgttggttatgattagaacttttcagaaaaaatatgtacaatCCAGACTCAttaatccgaagcctcgattatccaaagttcgattatccgaaggtttgtatgggacattTGATAATTAAATCATGaccaaacaatttttaatgtgagcaactctctacgaaatcggccgatttcgaccatttttattttttctatttttttatttgactcaaactttgtgggggccttccctatgaccaaataagctattttgcgtcattggttcacccatacaagtctccatacaattttggctgctgtccatacaaaaatggtatgtaaatattcaaacagctgtaacttttgagtgaattttctgatcaatttggtgtcttcggcaaagttgtaggtattgttgaggacctttgagaaaaaaaatagcagatttttttatcaacttttttttcactaaaactcaatttcccaaaatacgtattttttgattttcgagattttttgatatgttttaggggacaaaaatccgcaacttttgagccatagagaaacattgtcaaaaaatctgccgccgagttatgaatttttgaaaaaatagtgatttttggaaaaaatcgaagtttcatgcaaaaacaagtttgacattattttttaatgcaaaattgaatttgcaatcgaaaagtactttacagattttttgattaagggctccgttttcaagatatagccaccgaaagtttgattttagcgaaatatttgcagtttttcaatttttaaaaatagtgaccatgagtgaccatttctaaaaatatttttttttgaaaagttcagaaaatttgctataaaattgtctaagagacattgaagattggacctctggttgctgagatactgtgccttaaagaaaaagaaacacgaaaattgaagttttccaagtctcacccaaacagcccaccattttctaatgacgatatctcagcaattaatggtccgattttcaatgttaatacatgaaacattcgtaaaattttccgatcttttcgaaaaaaatattttgaaaatttttaaatctagactagcattttaaattggcgtaatattcaatatatggcccttttaaaatgttagtcctgatttaaaaaatttcaaaatatttttttcgaaaaaataggaAAGTTTAACGATTGTTTCATgtagtacttttcgattacaaattcaattttgcattaaaaaataatgtcaaacttgtttttgcatgaaacttcgattttttccaaaaatcactattttttcaaaaattcataactcggcggcagattttttgaccatgtttctctatggctcaaaagttgcggatttttgtccatcaaaaaatctcgaaaatcaaaaaatacgtattttgggaaattgagttttagtgaaaaaaaagttgataaaaaaatctgcaatttttttccgtatacctattttttttttctcaaaagtcctcaacaatacctacaactttgccgaagacaccaaattgatcagaaaattcactcaaaagttacagctgtttgaatatttacataccatttttgtattgatagctgccaaaattgtatggagacttgtatgggtgcaccaatgacacaaaatagcatatttggtcatagggaaggcccccacaaagtttgagccaaatcaaaaaatacaaataaaatccatttccggttttggtagagaattgctcatgtattattttattttcttacttttaacataaaattcgagcCTTGCGACCCTATTTTAGTCAGATTTGAATagtgtcgtgatcggggactttcttttataataaaaacacagatattttgcaattaacaaacaacacgtcttattccacagaaattaaccaaaaaactgatttgacaatcttcattctctctttcgccagccgcgcgcatctcgttgttttctcgcttgttgttctctctcgcagctcgctagcgcgctctcgcactccatccgcaatcagctaacaaggcaatattcatgaaggtttgcactttttgttgcgctcttaactattatttatgaattatatcaatgttataataaatactcatttaataatttattacatattcaatcctgcaacccataatccctacattctccctcttttctactctcaagatgacgaatatcaatcataattcctaacagaaaaattgcatgaatgctaaatcaatcaatgttttttttaaatttcctaaaagatTTTCGTCGGGTTCCTCGACTTTGTTTTCATGCTGATCTAAATACGAAAGCGCAGtcttcgaaatgtttcatctatgttgtccaagagactgacatccgatcgcaggagttgtagaaaatggaatgcactgatgaggttgaaaatttaaaacacctgaaaatataagaaaaagaaaaaaaaacgaggagaaaaacaaaaaccacaaatatttctcaaataaacgcaggtttatcaattttttatgcAATACGAGATTAGTGATTGTTTAcctgattttctttaaattttatgtaatttaaaattaaaaagcaaattttacaaacattgctGAAGCAACacaacacgatttaaaaaaataataattcaaattcaaaagcaatatttttttttaaacatttcgaattaaatggaatcaaattatttttctttattatcattttgtgaatatgaaatataaaacaatgtgttctaaattcaaaaatctaacatGTTGCTGACTTAATTAACAATTGAAGCATAATCCtggcgtttttaaagttttaaattcatGTGTACGATATAAAACAAAgaataaacatttctaaaaatatatacaatgtggtaatttattttatttatttaaaaaaaatctgaaacaaaaactatgacaggcacagatattgtttttactcaaatttacactttgaatTTATGTGCGCCCGCCACGGAGTTCAAATCGATCAGCCCAGTGCcacgtccgattgatccaccagACGGGACTTGAAGTTAAACATAAactgattttaatattaaatgcaGTCGTGACGAAAAGTATATGTTTGTAATTAAtacccaaaaacacccaaaatggatCCAGCCTATTTCCGTTTCAAGACATTGATGGAAGTgacaattttgtgaaatttttgaaatacgtCTTCCACGACTCGGAAAAGTTGCTCCACCGGAAGGAGATGTCAGCAGCAATAAGATAGGAGCTTGTTAACCTCACGAAGTGGCCATAAGCTTAAGCGTTCCTGTGGTTCCACGTCTTTCAAGAATTGTCGAAGCAGATGTGGGTGGCGTTCATCATCCAGCCACTTTAAAGTTTTGGGTCGCTTGCAGTCATTCGTGCAGTACCAAGACTGCTGCCGGAGGTTCTGCTGATCAAGGCAGGAATTCAAGATTTGTGAAGTTTCAAGTGTCATGTTGCGAGGCGATCGAAATTGAGCTGTATCCAAGATTCTTCgtatttggtgagagctttccatttttatttCCAATTGACACAAACATTCACTCTAACATCCATACACTTCAGTAAAGACAAACCACGCCAAtattactatatacgcggtagggtgttcctttggtcgttcgctgtgagttgtggattgcctgcttctctaatgaaggttcgactaggggggcatgcttattaatttctcgtcgctccataccctcagtgacgtgatgggagcaagggcgtctatacaaagtgtccctacacccgctacaaatttccggtgcTTGGGGAGGGGAAAGGGGTTTCTTTTTATTctttgcgccggtatttgtggcactaaaattcgtgcaaaaaaacttatgcacgtgggtgtacagattacggagtaaaagatgatcgaattgttcacctagcgctcacatgtgttccaggaccaagttgcctgcgggtatggggatcatacatacatacatacatacaaaaacacccaaaatggatCCACAAGCAAGCTTATTCCTtcctcattttcaatatttttatctgtacttttctgtaatttattcCCAGCCAAGCTGTACTgctaaaacaaacaactttttttttatataaaggctaatatggagatcggaaggaaaggaaggttttacgaacagcagaacaaaggagagggagcgttttcttggggcttttcttcaccctatctggcttgctttcgcttctactgctgcccatttgattttttccttgaccggttccttctgaTGTACATACACCGCTTAACATTGTATCACAAATTACcgcattttaactaattttgaaactgttaataaatcatggcaaaaattactaaaatgcaaaatcagtaatatttttaaagaatttgttttCATCAGTACCGGTAcactttcataaaataaaaaatagtccgTATTTCAGTTTAGGATGATTTCTTAAAAAGCAATCTCAATAAATGaagcaaattgcaaaaataatataaataattcaattaatgctcaaaatgtgctttgctgcacaaaatacatttttttataaaaaaataaaatcaaatgttgtttat harbors:
- the LOC120419182 gene encoding translation factor GUF1 homolog, mitochondrial gives rise to the protein MLSFLRLSQLGRIGVQQRLKPLIHRTLSTSCRRFSDDIAYDEIPVSRIRNFSIIAHVDHGKSTLADRLLELTGTIKKNATNKQVLDSLQVEKERGITVKAQTASLLYRYEGSDYLLNLIDTPGHVDFANEVSRSLAACDGVILLVDANEGVQAQTVANYHLARGKELVIVPVLNKIDLKNARPDAVTQELFTLFGIDPDGVLRISAKQGTGCEQVLVEIVKRLPAPDARRGEQFRALIFDSWFDRYRGALNLVYVKDGEVRVGQEIVSCHTGKVYEVKSLAMLRPDEQKIERLVAGQVGLLGCNMRTSKESNIGDTLYLKKNKNCEPLPGFKPQQPMVFAGVYPADQSQHPYLKGAIEKLVLNDSAVTVVPDSSPALGQGWRLGFLGLLHLDVFSQRLQQEYDAEPILTAPSVTYKIKLKGIKLIAAHGGKDTIFVSNPALFPDPNSVEEYYEPYVLGTIIAPTECTGPIIGLCVERRAVQKTSINIDNDRIMTTYLMPLNEIVLDFHDQLKSISSGYASFDYEDHGYVASALVRMDVLLNGTLVDELCTVVHISKAQSHARELVLKLKELIPRQMVQIAIQATVGGKVVARETLKAYRKDVTAKLYGGDVTRRMKLLKQQAEGKKKMRAIANINVPRDTFINVLKR